The DNA region CCAGATCGGTCTCGGGCATCTGCCCGAAGACCGGCGAGATCGGCTCGCGCGGCTGGAAGTCGATGGGGCCGTTCTTGACCTGGATCGTGACGTTGTCGTGGAACTCGCCGTCGAGGGGCTCGAAGGTGTCGTACTGCTGGACGGCGCGGTCCTTGTGGCTCCCGTAGACGAACGCCCGCCACCAGACGCGGCCGCCGTGGGGTTCCAGCGCCTCCGCGAGGACGTTCGCGCCGTCGACGTGGTCGGCGTCGTAGTTGTAGGGGCCGGGCTGGCCCTCGGAGTCGGCCTTCACGAGGAACCCGCCGAAGTCGGGGATCAGGTCGTAGACCTCGTCGGCCTTCTCGGCCCACCACTCCGCGACCTCGGGGTCGTTCGGGTCGGAGGTGTCGAGGTCGCCGACCTTCTCCGGCGCGCCGAAGTTGACCGAGAGGTACGTCCGGATGCCGTACCGCCGGAACATCGAGGCGAGGCCGGTGAGGTTTTCGAGGTGTCGGGTCTCCAGCAGTCGCCACCCCTCCAGCTCCTCCATGGCGTCGCTGGCGGACTCGCGGCCGGGGATCTGGGTGTTGACGTTGTTGAGGACGACCCCGTTGATCCCGACGGAGGCGAGCAGCCGCGCGTAGTCGCGGTAGCGCTCGCGCAGGTCCGGCAGGGCCTCGAAGTCGAAGATGGACTGGCCGGCGTAGCCCCGCTCGACCGACCCGCGGAAGGGGTTGTCCCAGTGGTTGATCAGACGGTCCGGCGAGGCCGGCTCCTCGACGAGGTCGACGCCCTCGATGGGTTCGCGCATCGACAGCAGTCGCAGGAGGTGGAACGTGCCGTAGACCAGCCCGCGGTCGGAGGAGGCACTGACGACGAGTGTGTCGATCCCCTCCCACTCGCCGGTCGTGACGACGAACCCCCCTTCGTCGAGGTCCGCGACGCGGTCCTCGTCGACGGCCTGTGCCACCACGTCCATGTCGCCGGGCGTCCCGACGGCGAGGAAGCCGTCGACGGTCCGGGGCGGGTGCTGCCAGAGGTGCGGGTCCCGCCCGAGCAGTCCGCCGAGGCCGCGCCGCAGTTCCTCGCGGACGGCGCCGAGTTCCCGCGACTCCTCGGCGACGTACGCGTGCGAACAGAGCCGCCGGTACGACTCGCGGAGGTCCCCCTCGGGGACTTCCTCGTACCGGAGCCAGCAGTCGTCGTACTCTTGCATACGCTACTCCGATCCGCGGGGGCCACCAAAACGATGACGACGCGCGCCCGCCGTCGGTGGCCGGAACCGTGACATCCCCGCCCGGGAGCGTGTCGAACTCCGACGGGTCCCCCGGTCGAGCTTCGACAGGTGTCCCCCGGTCGGCGGAGACGCTGTCGGACCGGGGTCGGTCGGCGGTGGCCCCGCGGTCCGTTCTCATCGCTGAGAAACGAGTACCAACGCTTTTGCCGCGGATCCGCCGATACCGACGTAGATGGATACACCGACAACGGGCGGTCCGGGACGCGAGCGCGGTCAGCGGGACGAACCGGGCCGGCGGGCGACGACCCGTCGGTCGCTGCTCGGGGCGCTGGCGATCTCGGGGACCGCGGGGCTCGCGGGCTGTCTCGGGTTCGGGGGCGACGGCGGGGACGACGGGCCGGACGGCGGGGGGTTCAGGACCGTCGGCCGGGAGGGCGGGCCGGAGCCGACGGCCACGCCGGCCCCGGACGGGACGACGGAACCCGGGCCGACGGCACCCGGTCCTGACCGACCGACCGAGACCCCGACGACGCCCGCGGGGACCGACTCGTCGGGCGGCGAGTGGCCGTCGGTCGAGGACCCCTACTACAGCGCGCTGCAGGACGACCTCGCGGCGATGGACGTGCCGCCTGGCGAGTTCGTCTACGCCGACGACGAGGCGGACGCGCTGGACGCGTTCCAGATCTGGACGGACATCGCCGAGACCTCGTCGCTCTCGGTGGGCGACGACCGGTCGTTCTCCGCCGCCCGCCGGGTCGAGGTGACGGAGGAACCGGACAACCCGTGGGACGTGACGATGAACGGGCCGGTCAACAACCGGTCGGTCTCGGAGGGCGACGTGTTGCTCGGCGTCGTCCACCTCAGGGTCCCGGTGTCGAGCCCGACGGACTCGACGGTCCAGTTCGTCGCCAAGGACGAGGACAACCCCGAGACGAACATGGTCACGACCCGACAGCGGGTCACGCCGCCGACCGAGTGGACGCGCTACTACGTCCCCATGCAGTGGAGTTACGACTCCGAGGCCGGGACCTGGTGGTGGGAGCTGTTCCACGGCTTCGGCGTGCAGACGACCGACGTGGGCGGTATCGCCCTCGTGGA from Halosimplex halophilum includes:
- a CDS encoding alpha-glucuronidase family glycosyl hydrolase is translated as MQEYDDCWLRYEEVPEGDLRESYRRLCSHAYVAEESRELGAVREELRRGLGGLLGRDPHLWQHPPRTVDGFLAVGTPGDMDVVAQAVDEDRVADLDEGGFVVTTGEWEGIDTLVVSASSDRGLVYGTFHLLRLLSMREPIEGVDLVEEPASPDRLINHWDNPFRGSVERGYAGQSIFDFEALPDLRERYRDYARLLASVGINGVVLNNVNTQIPGRESASDAMEELEGWRLLETRHLENLTGLASMFRRYGIRTYLSVNFGAPEKVGDLDTSDPNDPEVAEWWAEKADEVYDLIPDFGGFLVKADSEGQPGPYNYDADHVDGANVLAEALEPHGGRVWWRAFVYGSHKDRAVQQYDTFEPLDGEFHDNVTIQVKNGPIDFQPREPISPVFGQMPETDLGLELQITGEYTGQHVHACYHVPMWKEVLEFDTDPEGHGKQVKDLFTDPGTGMAGVGGPGEDRSWTGHYLAQANLYGYGRLAWDPDLTTEEITDEWVKGTFGTDPEVVETVTEIMHGTWPAVIDYSTGGIGLMHMMYNGSAYLENHYDPGPEEWPGYTGITEGGVGKDRNSKGNGYAQQYPDALAELYDDPETCPKELLLFFHHLPWDHELDDGRTVVQTLYDNLFAGVEEVQRLRDEWRTLEGEIDDERFRHVAERFDEQVEHAGIWRDRLAEHFYEYAAIPDEQGRVPRED